A window of Ranitomeya variabilis isolate aRanVar5 chromosome 2, aRanVar5.hap1, whole genome shotgun sequence contains these coding sequences:
- the DIPK1B gene encoding divergent protein kinase domain 1B isoform X3: MMKCDQYKKGIISGSACKDLCEDHTLVFHQCLSSSPTHQVYRGLWSDREVIIKCGVEENLKVDSNPDTVPRRELVLFDKPTRGTSMDEFKEMLLNFLKANLGDQTSLTTLVSQILTMADVNEDGKVSLAEAKSIWALLQLNEFLLMLSLHEKEHTSQLLGHCGDLYVTEKIPHDSLYGTRMPSFLQNLLPSPVHRLIHQWFAPAWPRRAKIAIGLLEFVEEIFHGTYGSFFVCETSFKNIGYNEKYDFKVVNLRQVATEMTIRGFLKGRHCEQNSDCTFGRDCTAACDKLMKQCKNDVIQPNLAKACKLLQEYLLYGSPADLREELQKQLRTCMTLSGLASQMEVHHSLVLNNLKTLLWKKISNTKYS; encoded by the exons ATGATGAAG TGCGACCAGTACAAGAAAGGGATTATTTCCGGCTCAGCCTGCAAAGACTTATGTGAGGACCACACACTGGTCTTCCATCAGTGCCTGTCCTCCTCGCCCACCCACCAG GTCTACAGGGGACTATGGAGCGACCGAGAGGTCATCATTAAGTGTGGGGTGGAGGAGAACTTAAAAGTAGACAGTAACCCGGACACCGTCCCGAGGAGGGAGCTCGTCCTGTTTGATAAACCCACCAGAGGGACCTCCATGGACGAATTCAAGGAGATGCTGCTGAACTTCTTGAAG GCTAATTTGGGAGATCAGACTTCACTGACGACCCTGGTGAGCCAGATTTTAACCATGGCAGATGTCAACGAGGACGGAAAAGTGTCTTTGGCGGAAGCCAAATCTATATGGGCTCTACTGCAACTGAATGAGTTTCTTCTCATGCTCTCGTTACACGAGAAGGAGCACACATCCCAGCTTCTCGGCCACTGTGGAGACCTCTATGTCACTGAGAAGATCCCTCACGACTCCCTCTACGGCACTCGGATGCCCAGTTTCCTCCAAAACCTGCTGCCTTCTCCCGTGCACAGACTCATCCACCAGTGGTTTGCGCCTGCCTGGCCCCGAAGAGCCAAAATTGCCATCGGCTTATTGGAATTTGTGGAGGAGATTTTCCACGGGACTTACGGGAGTTTCTTTGTTTGTGAAACCAGCTTTAAAAACATCGGATACAATGAAAAGTACGACTTCAAAGTGGTAAACCTGCGGCAGGTGGCCACCGAGATGACCATCAGAGGCTTCCTCAAGGGGCGGCACTGCGAGCAGAATTCGGACTGTACGTTTGGCAGAGATTGCACCGCCGCCTGTGACAAACTCATGAAACAGTGTAAAAATGACGTTATCCAGCCAAACCTGGCGAAAGCTTGTAAACTGCTGCAGGAATACCTGCTGTACGGCTCACCAGCAGACCTTCGGGAGGAGCTGCAGAAGCAGTTGCGGACTTGTATGACCCTCAGCGGACTCGCAAGTCAGATGGAAGTTCACCATTCACTGGTGTTAAACAACCTGAAGACTTTACTGTGGAAAAAGATATCAAATACCAAATATTCCTAA
- the DIPK1B gene encoding divergent protein kinase domain 1B isoform X2 — protein sequence MLNKKCDQYKKGIISGSACKDLCEDHTLVFHQCLSSSPTHQVYRGLWSDREVIIKCGVEENLKVDSNPDTVPRRELVLFDKPTRGTSMDEFKEMLLNFLKANLGDQTSLTTLVSQILTMADVNEDGKVSLAEAKSIWALLQLNEFLLMLSLHEKEHTSQLLGHCGDLYVTEKIPHDSLYGTRMPSFLQNLLPSPVHRLIHQWFAPAWPRRAKIAIGLLEFVEEIFHGTYGSFFVCETSFKNIGYNEKYDFKVVNLRQVATEMTIRGFLKGRHCEQNSDCTFGRDCTAACDKLMKQCKNDVIQPNLAKACKLLQEYLLYGSPADLREELQKQLRTCMTLSGLASQMEVHHSLVLNNLKTLLWKKISNTKYS from the exons atgcttaATAAAAAG TGCGACCAGTACAAGAAAGGGATTATTTCCGGCTCAGCCTGCAAAGACTTATGTGAGGACCACACACTGGTCTTCCATCAGTGCCTGTCCTCCTCGCCCACCCACCAG GTCTACAGGGGACTATGGAGCGACCGAGAGGTCATCATTAAGTGTGGGGTGGAGGAGAACTTAAAAGTAGACAGTAACCCGGACACCGTCCCGAGGAGGGAGCTCGTCCTGTTTGATAAACCCACCAGAGGGACCTCCATGGACGAATTCAAGGAGATGCTGCTGAACTTCTTGAAG GCTAATTTGGGAGATCAGACTTCACTGACGACCCTGGTGAGCCAGATTTTAACCATGGCAGATGTCAACGAGGACGGAAAAGTGTCTTTGGCGGAAGCCAAATCTATATGGGCTCTACTGCAACTGAATGAGTTTCTTCTCATGCTCTCGTTACACGAGAAGGAGCACACATCCCAGCTTCTCGGCCACTGTGGAGACCTCTATGTCACTGAGAAGATCCCTCACGACTCCCTCTACGGCACTCGGATGCCCAGTTTCCTCCAAAACCTGCTGCCTTCTCCCGTGCACAGACTCATCCACCAGTGGTTTGCGCCTGCCTGGCCCCGAAGAGCCAAAATTGCCATCGGCTTATTGGAATTTGTGGAGGAGATTTTCCACGGGACTTACGGGAGTTTCTTTGTTTGTGAAACCAGCTTTAAAAACATCGGATACAATGAAAAGTACGACTTCAAAGTGGTAAACCTGCGGCAGGTGGCCACCGAGATGACCATCAGAGGCTTCCTCAAGGGGCGGCACTGCGAGCAGAATTCGGACTGTACGTTTGGCAGAGATTGCACCGCCGCCTGTGACAAACTCATGAAACAGTGTAAAAATGACGTTATCCAGCCAAACCTGGCGAAAGCTTGTAAACTGCTGCAGGAATACCTGCTGTACGGCTCACCAGCAGACCTTCGGGAGGAGCTGCAGAAGCAGTTGCGGACTTGTATGACCCTCAGCGGACTCGCAAGTCAGATGGAAGTTCACCATTCACTGGTGTTAAACAACCTGAAGACTTTACTGTGGAAAAAGATATCAAATACCAAATATTCCTAA